From the Lathyrus oleraceus cultivar Zhongwan6 chromosome 4, CAAS_Psat_ZW6_1.0, whole genome shotgun sequence genome, one window contains:
- the LOC127074637 gene encoding 3-epi-6-deoxocathasterone 23-monooxygenase CYP90C1, giving the protein MGWIIGLCSFMSIFLVSWWFLCKKKKEDNRVMMKNKKKKGKVPKGNKGWPLLGETLDFIACGYTSNPLSFMEKRKSLYGNVFKTNILGSGVIVSTDPDINRVILQNQGNIFIPAYPKSIRELMGENSILQMNGNMHKKLHSLLGGFLRSPQFKARITKDIQQCVKQCLATWTHHQPIYIQDQVKKITFTILVKVLLSIDSGEDLSILKREFEEFIKGLICLPVKFPGTRLYKSLKAKERMMTIVQRIIEERNGDNKHKDCVANDVVDVLLEVNKGELKKMSENIIEMMIPGEETLPTAMTMAVKFLSDSPHALSKLVEENMELKRNKSCSDDYTWTDYLSLQFTQNVINETLRMANIVNAIWRKSIKNVDIKGYLIPKDWCVVASLTSVHLDAMNYENPFEFDPWRWEKIEAGTRNNCFTPFGGGQRLCPGIELSRLELSIFLHHLVTTYRWVAERDEIIYFPTVKMKKKLPISVTPLTLD; this is encoded by the exons ATGGGATGGATCATAGGACTATGTTCTTTTATGAGTATTTTCTTAGTATCTTGGTGGTTTTTATgtaagaagaagaaagaggataATAGAGTGATGAtgaagaataagaagaagaaagGAAAAGTTCCAAAAGGAAACAAAGGTTGGCCTTTACTTGGAGAGACTCTTGATTTCATTGCTTGTGGATACACCTCTAATCCTCTTAGCTTCATGGAAAAACGCAAGTCTTT GTACGGAAATGTGTTTAAGACAAACATATTAGGAAGTGGTGTGATTGTGTCAACGGACCCGGACATTAACAGAGTGATTCTACAAAATCAAGGCAACATTTTCATCCCTGCTTATCCAAAATCAATAAGAGAACTAATGGGAGAAAACTCTATACTTCAAATGAATGGAAACATGCATAAGAAACTTCATTCACTCCTTGGAGGCTTCCTTCGTTCTCCACAATTCAAAGCTCGAATCACAAAAGATATTCAGCAATGTGTTAAACAATGTTTAGCTACTTGGACTCATCACCAACCAATATACATCCAAGATCAAGTTAAAAAG ATTACATTTACTATTTTGGTGAAAGTTCTGTTGAGCATTGATTCCGGTGAAGATTTATCTATATTGAAAAGAGAATTTGAAGAGTTCATCAAAGGATTAATTTGCTTGCCCGTTAAGTTTCCCGGAACAAGACTATATAAATCCTTGAAG GCTAAGGAGAGAATGATGACGATAGTGCAAAGGATAATAGAGGAAAGGAATGGTGATAATAAACATAAGGATTGTGTGGCAAATGATGTAGTGGATGTACTTTTAGAGGTTAATAAAGGTGAGTTGAAGAAGATGAGTGAGAATATAATTGAGATGATGATTCCTGGGGAAGAGACTCTTCCTACTGCCATGACCATGGCTGTTAAGTTTCTTAGTGACTCTCCTCATGCTCTATCCAAATTAGTG GAAGAGAACATGGAATTAAAGAGGAACAAGAGTTGTTCTGACGATTATACATGGACTGATTACTTGTCACTACAATTTACTCAAAATGTAATCAATGAAACTCTTAGAATGGCAAATATTGTCAATGCCATTTGGAGAAAATCTATCAAAAATGTAGATATTAAAG GATACCTAATTCCTAAGGATTGGTGTGTTGTGGCATCTCTTACATCAGTTCATTTAGATGCCATGAACTATGAAAATCCTTTTGAATTTGATCCATGGAGATGGGAG AAAATTGAAGCTGGGACTAGAAACAACTGTTTTACACCATTTGGTGGAGGACAAAGATTATGTCCAGGGATAGAACTCTCTAGACTAGAGCTCTCTATTTTCCTTCACCATCTAGTTACAACTTACAG ATGGGTTGCTGAGAGGGATGAAATTATTTACTTTCCAACGGTTAAGATGAAAAAGAAACTCCCAATTAGTGTGACACCACTAACACTTGATTAA